A genomic region of Candidatus Acidulodesulfobacterium acidiphilum contains the following coding sequences:
- a CDS encoding type II toxin-antitoxin system HicB family antitoxin yields MDKVKFVYWQDENFWLGYLYEYPDYITQGESFDELKENLKDIYNDIISNAVPYVRKIAEMEVA; encoded by the coding sequence ATGGATAAAGTAAAATTTGTTTATTGGCAGGATGAAAATTTTTGGCTCGGTTATCTATATGAATATCCGGATTATATTACGCAGGGAGAATCTTTCGATGAATTAAAGGAAAATCTTAAGGATATTTATAACGATATAATATCAAATGCCGTTCCTTATGTAAGAAAAATTGCCGAAATGGAAGTTGCATGA
- a CDS encoding type II toxin-antitoxin system HicA family toxin, translated as MKRKELIKQLEDAGCTLIRHGGKHDWFQNINTKVVQPVPRHNEIKENLAKHILKLMVDKN; from the coding sequence ATGAAAAGAAAAGAGTTAATAAAGCAACTTGAAGATGCAGGTTGCACTTTAATTAGGCATGGAGGAAAACACGATTGGTTTCAAAATATAAACACAAAAGTAGTTCAACCGGTACCAAGGCATAATGAAATAAAAGAAAATTTGGCGAAACATATTTTAAAATTAATGGTTGATAAAAATTAG
- the aroF gene encoding 3-deoxy-7-phosphoheptulonate synthase yields MILVLKKGATKDEIDYILSKIEQAGLKPHISEGADVTIIGCIGHEDAVKAFFEEAEALAGVDKAIRISKPYKLASKEMGKERSVFKIGNIEIGGDDIAVIAGPCAVENLENLTEIAENIKKSGAKILRGGAFKPRTSPYTFQGLGEEGLKYLSEARKKTGLLVATEVMDPRDLDLICSYADIIQIGARNMQNFRLLQEVGKVNKPVILKRGLCSTIQEFLMSAEYIMSNGNEQVILCERGIRTYETSTRNTLDLSAVPVLKRLSHLPVIVDPSHAAGVWYYVEALSLAAVAVGTDGLMIEVHPVPEKAFSDGAQSLKYDTFDELVKKARAVAKAINRNI; encoded by the coding sequence ATGATTTTAGTTTTAAAAAAAGGAGCGACTAAGGATGAAATCGATTACATTCTTAGTAAAATAGAGCAGGCGGGATTAAAACCGCATATTTCTGAGGGAGCCGACGTAACTATTATAGGATGCATAGGACACGAAGACGCGGTAAAGGCTTTTTTTGAAGAGGCGGAAGCGCTTGCGGGAGTCGATAAAGCGATAAGAATATCGAAACCTTATAAACTTGCTTCAAAGGAGATGGGCAAAGAAAGGAGCGTATTTAAAATAGGAAATATAGAAATAGGCGGCGACGATATAGCGGTTATAGCAGGACCGTGCGCCGTAGAAAACCTTGAAAACCTTACCGAAATCGCCGAAAATATAAAAAAATCCGGCGCCAAGATATTAAGGGGCGGGGCGTTTAAGCCGAGGACGAGCCCTTATACTTTTCAGGGACTCGGCGAAGAAGGGCTTAAATATTTAAGCGAGGCGAGAAAGAAAACCGGACTTTTAGTCGCTACTGAGGTAATGGACCCAAGAGATTTAGACCTTATATGTTCTTATGCCGATATTATACAGATAGGCGCAAGAAATATGCAGAATTTCAGACTGCTTCAGGAAGTAGGAAAAGTAAACAAGCCTGTAATTCTCAAAAGAGGCTTGTGTTCCACGATACAGGAATTTTTAATGTCCGCCGAATATATTATGTCTAACGGCAATGAACAGGTTATATTATGCGAAAGGGGAATCAGAACGTATGAAACTTCTACGAGGAACACTCTCGATTTGAGCGCGGTACCCGTGCTGAAAAGGCTTTCTCATCTTCCTGTCATCGTTGATCCTTCCCACGCCGCAGGAGTCTGGTATTACGTCGAAGCGCTTTCTCTTGCCGCCGTGGCTGTAGGAACCGACGGACTTATGATAGAAGTGCATCCCGTACCGGAAAAAGCTTTCTCCGACGGAGCGCAGTCTTTAAAATACGATACTTTCGACGAACTCGTAAAAAAAGCTAGAGCGGTAGCAAAAGCTATAAACAGAAATATATAA
- a CDS encoding prephenate dehydrogenase, whose translation MFKEIKIIGLGFMGASLAGAVKSKLTGTAVKGYDIVKNNIDYCIAKGIIDEPLSLDSGYDNAASENSLVIMCVPPSSIVSFFDEYADFFGGRALITDIGSVKALIGARAKKNNLTNFVGSHPMCGSDKSGPENSDFSLFNAKKCIVIKEKEDYADKERSFKIDKIAGFWKSLNMEVIFSEAETHDEITAYTSHLPHLAAFLLSDTVLSHVKNKKFSSYASFIGGGFKDSTRIASSSPDLWTDIFLMNDEKIIFSLDNFIASANSIKGLIETGDRNGLVSYLKKIYEDRKEAGI comes from the coding sequence ATGTTTAAAGAGATTAAAATAATAGGTCTTGGTTTTATGGGCGCTTCTTTAGCCGGCGCCGTAAAGAGTAAATTAACGGGAACGGCCGTTAAAGGATACGATATAGTAAAAAACAATATAGATTACTGCATTGCTAAAGGAATAATAGACGAACCTTTAAGTTTGGATTCAGGATATGATAATGCGGCTTCCGAAAATTCGCTTGTAATAATGTGCGTTCCTCCGTCGTCTATAGTATCGTTTTTTGACGAATATGCGGATTTTTTCGGCGGCAGGGCTTTAATTACCGATATAGGAAGCGTAAAAGCGTTAATAGGAGCCAGGGCAAAAAAAAATAATTTAACTAATTTCGTAGGTTCGCATCCTATGTGCGGTTCCGATAAATCCGGACCGGAAAACTCCGATTTTTCTCTATTTAACGCTAAAAAATGCATAGTGATAAAAGAAAAAGAAGATTATGCCGACAAAGAGCGGAGTTTTAAGATAGATAAAATAGCGGGATTTTGGAAGTCGTTAAATATGGAAGTTATTTTTAGCGAGGCTGAAACGCACGACGAAATAACCGCTTATACGAGCCATTTACCGCATCTCGCCGCTTTTTTATTATCCGATACCGTGCTTTCCCATGTAAAAAATAAAAAATTTTCTTCATACGCAAGTTTTATAGGCGGCGGTTTTAAAGACTCTACCAGAATAGCTTCTTCTTCGCCGGACTTATGGACGGATATATTTCTTATGAACGACGAAAAAATCATTTTTTCTTTAGATAATTTTATAGCTTCCGCAAATTCCATTAAGGGTCTTATAGAAACGGGCGACAGAAACGGGTTGGTTTCATATCTTAAAAAAATATACGAGGACAGAAAAGAGGCTGGAATTTGA
- the aroA gene encoding 3-phosphoshikimate 1-carboxyvinyltransferase — MRGQKRGWNLTQDLLKFNHDKVLVEGLSKEFSAEIEVPGDKSISHRTVMLGSIAGGKSRVYNLSVSGDNLATVAAFRKLGVNIKKQNSGGSKKDFIIEGVGFYGLKEPKSVINTSNSGTLTRLIAGMLAGNDFFSVLSGDKYLNSRPMQRIIEPLRLMGAKISGRGGDSYPPLAISGGGLHSVFYEVPVPSAQVKSCLMLAALYAEGDTVIYERKATRDHTENLLKFQGYPVNTEDSPSGGGFITVKGRHAGGLNPFEFRIPGDFSSAAFFIALGILNKNSEITVKNIIINEKRTGLLKALKMMGADVDTVIKDISPETAGDIKVKYSDNIKGITLPPEIVPDMIDEFPIFAVIASFAEGKTAVTGAKELRVKESDRIKAIVYNLNAIGIDIKELEDGFEINGNPDLKCAGKGLLKKLNSFGDHRIAMSMVIAGLILKNAKLEIKDINCINTSFPEFFDTVNSIIK; from the coding sequence ATACGAGGACAGAAAAGAGGCTGGAATTTGACGCAGGATTTATTAAAATTTAATCACGATAAAGTTTTAGTAGAGGGTCTTTCAAAAGAATTCAGCGCAGAAATAGAAGTTCCGGGCGATAAATCTATATCGCACAGGACGGTTATGCTAGGAAGCATAGCCGGCGGGAAATCACGCGTTTACAATTTGTCCGTCTCCGGCGATAATCTTGCTACGGTAGCCGCATTCAGAAAACTCGGCGTAAATATCAAAAAGCAAAATTCGGGCGGTTCAAAAAAAGACTTTATAATCGAAGGCGTAGGTTTTTACGGTTTAAAAGAGCCGAAATCCGTCATTAATACTTCAAATTCCGGAACGCTGACGAGGCTTATAGCCGGAATGCTTGCCGGAAACGATTTTTTTTCGGTGCTGTCCGGAGACAAATATCTTAATTCGCGTCCAATGCAGCGTATTATCGAGCCTTTAAGACTTATGGGCGCAAAAATATCGGGCAGGGGCGGCGATTCTTATCCCCCGCTTGCTATTTCAGGCGGCGGGTTGCACTCCGTCTTTTACGAAGTTCCGGTTCCTAGCGCTCAGGTTAAATCCTGTCTTATGCTTGCCGCCCTTTACGCCGAAGGCGATACCGTAATATACGAAAGGAAAGCTACGAGGGACCATACCGAAAATCTTCTTAAATTTCAGGGTTATCCCGTCAACACGGAGGATTCTCCCTCAGGAGGCGGTTTTATTACCGTTAAAGGCAGGCATGCCGGAGGTTTAAACCCTTTTGAATTCAGGATACCCGGAGATTTCAGCAGCGCCGCATTTTTTATAGCTCTCGGCATATTAAATAAAAATTCTGAAATTACCGTCAAAAATATCATAATAAACGAAAAAAGGACCGGACTTCTCAAGGCTTTAAAAATGATGGGCGCGGACGTAGATACGGTTATTAAAGATATATCTCCCGAAACGGCAGGCGATATAAAAGTAAAATATTCGGATAATATAAAAGGAATAACGCTTCCTCCCGAAATAGTTCCCGATATGATAGACGAATTTCCTATATTTGCGGTAATAGCTTCCTTTGCGGAGGGCAAGACGGCGGTTACCGGAGCAAAAGAATTAAGGGTTAAGGAAAGCGACAGGATTAAGGCTATAGTTTATAACTTAAACGCTATAGGTATAGATATTAAAGAACTGGAAGACGGATTTGAAATAAACGGAAATCCGGACTTAAAATGCGCCGGAAAAGGTTTGCTAAAGAAGTTAAATTCTTTCGGCGACCACAGGATAGCAATGTCTATGGTAATCGCCGGACTTATTTTAAAAAACGCTAAACTGGAAATAAAGGATATAAACTGCATAAATACTTCGTTCCCCGAATTTTTCGATACCGTAAATTCGATAATAAAATAA
- the ispH gene encoding 4-hydroxy-3-methylbut-2-enyl diphosphate reductase, with product MKIIVAPSAGFCFGVKRAVNMALEAAEQCKPSEILNTLGPIIHNPQVVKSLEDKGVFSIDDIENGRLETILIRSHGVKAETMETLKSKGVKIIDATCPFVKKAQNYINTAALKGYFVIMVGDKNHPEVQSVISFAQKDRFLVINKVEDLKNVPLSEKIAVISQTTQDVNFYKNIVGEIKKIAEEDVVVFETICDATIDKQEESKVLASNVDVMIVVGGYNSANTNKLQNICKEIQPNTYHVETENEIRTEWFVNAKSVGITAGASTPDWIIEKVLKKIQIIDENLSES from the coding sequence ATGAAAATTATAGTAGCGCCTTCGGCAGGATTCTGTTTCGGAGTTAAAAGAGCGGTAAATATGGCGTTAGAGGCTGCGGAACAGTGTAAACCGTCAGAAATACTAAATACCCTTGGGCCTATTATACACAATCCCCAAGTCGTTAAATCTTTAGAAGATAAAGGCGTATTTTCGATAGACGACATAGAAAACGGGCGTTTAGAAACGATATTGATACGCTCTCACGGAGTCAAAGCCGAAACGATGGAAACATTGAAATCTAAGGGGGTAAAAATAATAGACGCTACCTGTCCTTTTGTTAAAAAAGCGCAAAATTATATAAATACGGCTGCTTTAAAAGGTTATTTTGTAATAATGGTGGGGGATAAAAACCATCCTGAAGTGCAGAGCGTAATAAGTTTTGCCCAAAAAGACAGATTTCTCGTAATTAATAAAGTCGAAGACTTAAAAAACGTTCCGCTGTCGGAAAAAATAGCGGTAATTTCACAGACTACCCAGGATGTAAATTTTTATAAAAATATAGTCGGAGAAATCAAAAAAATAGCCGAAGAAGACGTGGTGGTTTTTGAAACAATCTGCGACGCGACCATAGACAAACAGGAAGAATCAAAGGTTTTAGCTTCAAACGTGGACGTTATGATAGTAGTAGGCGGTTATAACAGCGCAAATACGAATAAGCTTCAAAATATATGCAAGGAAATTCAGCCTAATACTTATCACGTAGAAACAGAAAACGAGATTAGAACCGAATGGTTCGTTAACGCAAAAAGCGTAGGGATAACAGCCGGAGCTTCCACTCCGGACTGGATAATCGAAAAAGTTTTAAAAAAAATTCAGATAATCGATGAAAATTTGTCTGAGTCGTGA
- a CDS encoding 30S ribosomal protein S1, whose protein sequence is MAKKNFNQFESKENPTEFEILLGSYENMNSRGLVRQGRILDIDENYVYVDIGDKSDGIITIQEISSGGNIDITGISVGDSIEVFVGSYDDKLGYLICSREKAKNVYALDDIEKVCSDNETIKGVVTAKTKGGLIIDLNGITAFLPGSQIDVKLTRDFDVFLGKTLDLKVISVDKKNCNVIVSRRKVIEDEIKKLKENVLTDIKEGDVLEGIVKNITDYGVFIDLGGMDGLIYITDISWKRISHPSEVLSLGQKINVKVIKFDEEKRRVSLGYKQLFDDPWQNITERHKPGDIIEGVIINITDYGAFVELDDDVEGLIHLSEMSWDKKQTDPKTFLTKGQRVNAYILSIEPDTRKLSLSLKRLTESPWNLLKEKYTVGTVVDGTVKNIYEFGVSVELEPNLEGYIKQNDFSWTKRTKHPHELFKQGDPVKAVVLSIDEDKQRIYLGIKQLTESPWSQIKEKYSVGSVITGTVSNITEFGIFVQIEDGIEGLIHNSKIPENFITENNIAKGSKINAEIIMLDVNEQKIGLSLINVAQDNK, encoded by the coding sequence ATGGCAAAGAAAAATTTCAATCAGTTTGAAAGCAAAGAAAATCCCACGGAATTCGAGATATTGCTCGGGTCTTACGAAAACATGAACAGCAGGGGGCTTGTAAGACAGGGCAGAATTTTGGATATCGACGAGAATTATGTTTATGTCGATATAGGCGACAAATCTGACGGAATAATTACTATCCAGGAAATCTCGTCGGGCGGAAATATAGATATTACCGGTATAAGCGTTGGAGATTCCATAGAAGTTTTCGTCGGAAGCTACGACGATAAATTAGGCTATCTTATATGTTCGCGCGAGAAGGCTAAAAACGTATACGCTTTAGACGATATAGAAAAAGTTTGCAGCGACAACGAAACTATAAAAGGAGTCGTAACGGCAAAAACCAAAGGCGGACTTATAATAGATTTAAACGGCATAACCGCGTTTCTTCCGGGCTCTCAGATAGACGTTAAGCTCACCAGAGATTTCGACGTATTTCTCGGCAAAACGTTGGATTTAAAAGTTATAAGCGTCGATAAAAAGAACTGCAACGTCATAGTGTCCAGAAGAAAGGTCATCGAAGACGAAATAAAGAAATTAAAAGAAAATGTTTTAACGGATATAAAAGAGGGCGACGTTCTGGAGGGAATAGTTAAAAATATTACCGATTACGGCGTTTTTATCGACCTTGGCGGAATGGACGGACTCATTTATATTACCGATATTTCATGGAAAAGAATATCGCATCCGAGCGAAGTTTTAAGCCTTGGACAAAAAATCAACGTAAAGGTAATTAAGTTCGACGAAGAGAAACGCAGGGTATCGCTTGGATATAAACAGCTTTTCGACGATCCGTGGCAGAATATTACGGAAAGACATAAGCCGGGAGATATTATCGAAGGAGTTATAATAAATATCACCGATTACGGCGCATTCGTCGAGCTGGACGACGACGTAGAGGGGCTTATACATTTATCCGAAATGTCCTGGGACAAAAAACAGACCGACCCGAAAACTTTCCTGACGAAAGGACAGAGAGTTAATGCTTATATATTAAGCATAGAGCCTGATACGAGAAAATTGTCTTTAAGCTTAAAAAGGCTGACCGAAAGCCCGTGGAATTTATTGAAAGAAAAATATACGGTAGGCACCGTAGTCGACGGTACGGTTAAAAATATTTACGAATTCGGGGTTTCAGTCGAATTAGAGCCGAATTTAGAGGGATATATAAAACAGAACGATTTTTCGTGGACGAAAAGAACGAAGCATCCTCACGAACTTTTTAAGCAGGGCGACCCGGTTAAAGCCGTCGTTTTAAGCATAGACGAAGACAAACAGAGGATTTATCTCGGAATAAAACAGCTTACCGAAAGTCCCTGGTCGCAAATTAAGGAAAAATATTCCGTAGGTTCCGTAATAACGGGAACCGTTTCCAATATAACGGAATTCGGTATATTCGTCCAAATAGAAGACGGCATAGAAGGGCTTATACACAATTCAAAAATTCCGGAAAATTTTATAACGGAGAATAATATAGCTAAAGGCTCTAAAATCAACGCAGAGATAATTATGCTGGACGTCAACGAACAAAAAATAGGTTTGTCTCTTATTAACGTAGCGCAGGATAATAAATAA
- the sppA gene encoding signal peptide peptidase SppA, with the protein MGINKHPFLSGLFFLAVFVGIFAIFIYLILFKFNAKSNYNVVRGSSNNAIGIIDLTGTITSSSGFIRLLEHYKHDPDVKAVIIRVNSPGGEVAPSQAIYEQLMKFRKQKKVVVSMDSVAASGAYYISSAADEIIAEPGTLTGSIGVIMEMPNFYKLMRKVGVSYNYIVSGPYKDIGTPFKEMTPMQRKKLQGVVMNVYGQFVSAVAKGRNLKVSYVKKLANGMVYSGQQALKYHLVDKLGDFQDAVKAAQKLAGIKGSATLIYPVKKQPDLFQSFIKRAVKSFVSSIGGSSFFKNPAFVSYGDMKLDF; encoded by the coding sequence ATGGGTATAAATAAACATCCTTTTTTAAGCGGATTATTTTTCTTGGCAGTATTCGTGGGAATATTCGCTATTTTTATTTATTTAATACTTTTTAAGTTTAACGCTAAATCGAACTATAATGTAGTCAGGGGTTCCTCAAATAATGCCATAGGCATAATCGATTTAACCGGCACTATTACAAGCTCTTCCGGTTTTATCAGACTGCTGGAGCATTATAAACACGACCCGGACGTTAAAGCCGTTATAATAAGAGTCAATTCTCCGGGCGGAGAGGTCGCTCCGTCGCAGGCTATTTACGAACAGCTTATGAAATTCAGAAAGCAAAAAAAAGTCGTAGTGTCTATGGATTCCGTAGCGGCTTCCGGAGCTTACTATATTTCTTCGGCCGCCGACGAAATAATTGCCGAACCGGGAACGCTAACGGGTTCGATAGGCGTTATCATGGAAATGCCGAATTTTTATAAACTGATGAGAAAAGTGGGCGTGTCTTATAACTACATAGTAAGCGGACCTTACAAAGATATAGGAACGCCTTTTAAAGAGATGACCCCTATGCAGAGGAAAAAATTGCAAGGCGTAGTTATGAACGTTTACGGACAGTTCGTATCGGCGGTTGCAAAAGGCAGAAATCTTAAAGTATCTTACGTTAAAAAATTAGCGAACGGCATGGTTTATTCGGGACAGCAGGCTCTTAAATATCATCTTGTAGACAAACTCGGGGATTTTCAGGATGCCGTTAAGGCCGCGCAGAAATTAGCCGGAATAAAAGGCAGTGCGACGTTGATATATCCGGTCAAGAAACAGCCGGATTTATTTCAATCTTTTATAAAAAGAGCCGTAAAGTCTTTTGTAAGCAGTATAGGCGGTTCTTCTTTTTTTAAGAATCCCGCTTTTGTATCATACGGCGACATGAAGTTAGATTTTTAA
- a CDS encoding HIT domain-containing protein: MEIIYAPWRMDYLVKDKSKDECVFCIDSKYFDDKYVLFKGSHSYVKLNTFPYNCGHLLVIPYTHTKELNGLSFEAGAEIMKILSLSCDILKKVYRCDAINVGLNIGKAAGAGIEQHLHFHIIPRWEGDVSFYTVCSELRVVSEILDDTYNKLIGDFKSIKL; encoded by the coding sequence ATGGAAATTATTTATGCCCCATGGCGAATGGATTATTTAGTTAAAGATAAATCTAAAGACGAATGCGTTTTCTGTATAGACAGCAAATATTTCGACGATAAATACGTTCTATTTAAAGGTAGCCATTCCTACGTAAAACTTAACACTTTCCCTTATAACTGCGGTCATCTTCTGGTTATTCCCTATACTCACACAAAAGAGCTAAACGGACTTTCTTTCGAAGCGGGGGCGGAAATAATGAAGATTTTGTCCTTAAGCTGCGATATACTTAAAAAAGTTTACAGATGCGATGCTATAAACGTCGGTTTAAATATAGGCAAAGCTGCCGGAGCCGGCATAGAACAGCATCTTCATTTTCATATTATTCCTAGATGGGAAGGAGACGTCAGCTTTTATACCGTCTGTTCGGAACTGAGGGTGGTTTCGGAAATATTAGACGATACTTATAATAAACTTATCGGCGATTTCAAGAGCATTAAACTCTAA
- a CDS encoding DUF1049 domain-containing protein, which yields MAKIINIVLLLVFVILVLDFTIQNHIRVSVKLFGFQSIKLPISVIVYIAILIGILIALIYHFYSVYKIKKDFKKMNKNEQL from the coding sequence ATGGCAAAAATTATAAATATCGTTCTATTGCTCGTTTTTGTAATATTAGTTCTTGATTTTACCATACAGAACCATATACGCGTCAGCGTAAAACTTTTCGGATTTCAATCTATTAAACTTCCTATTTCCGTTATAGTTTATATCGCAATATTAATAGGCATTTTAATAGCGCTAATATATCATTTTTATTCGGTATATAAAATAAAAAAAGATTTTAAAAAAATGAATAAAAATGAACAATTATGA
- a CDS encoding CCA tRNA nucleotidyltransferase: protein MTVPDFFGKYSLEKSIKKIFYDYAYGVSALNLIESIGAVSEKLGFKSFLIGGFPRDVLIYILKSNVETAGHYKSSKVFNDYSGFLDLDVAVEGSSEKFVSFFKNDRNLKFLLNSLNIHERFGTTLAEFYVRGKPLKIDFASLRTEIYVKSGMLPKVDTSATLEEDILRRDFTVNTVAFSINPSNFLELTSYSSGIEDILNKKIKILHEFSFIDDPTRIFRAVRFEKRLGFQIDRITLKLLKNALSQKVLDNISGKRITAELYILFKEKNPEIYFERLNELSVLSSVNQNLRFIKRNKIIIKRISRYFGEAKNFKILNEIFKNIDEGKKLFYLAGIFYGLNEKESAEISERLKLGNTVWKSLKKLLFTDRNEIDNLKNNYKVDNVVELYKNLNKIESKSILFYLFQHEDEKKADLIFKKIVVRYLEKSVLEKPFLKGGDIKAMGICEGPVCGIILNEIKSLKAAGKIKNKADEIKYVESQYLKNIKKINKSKNGGQK, encoded by the coding sequence ATGACGGTACCGGATTTTTTTGGAAAATATAGCTTAGAAAAGTCTATAAAGAAAATTTTTTATGATTATGCATACGGAGTTTCGGCGCTTAATTTAATTGAAAGCATTGGAGCGGTATCCGAAAAATTAGGATTTAAATCATTTCTTATCGGCGGTTTTCCAAGAGACGTTTTAATCTATATATTAAAGTCGAATGTCGAAACCGCCGGGCATTATAAATCTTCCAAAGTTTTTAACGATTATTCCGGATTTTTAGATTTAGACGTTGCCGTAGAAGGCAGTTCGGAAAAGTTCGTATCGTTCTTTAAAAACGATAGAAATTTAAAATTCCTCCTTAATTCTTTAAATATACACGAAAGGTTTGGAACGACGCTTGCGGAATTTTACGTAAGGGGGAAACCTTTAAAAATAGATTTTGCTTCTTTAAGGACGGAAATTTATGTAAAATCGGGAATGCTTCCTAAAGTAGATACTTCGGCAACCCTTGAAGAAGATATCCTTAGAAGAGATTTTACCGTTAATACCGTTGCTTTTTCGATTAATCCGTCTAACTTTCTTGAATTAACAAGTTATTCATCCGGAATAGAAGATATTTTAAATAAAAAAATTAAAATCCTCCATGAATTTAGTTTTATAGACGACCCTACGAGAATTTTCAGAGCAGTCAGATTTGAAAAAAGACTCGGGTTTCAAATAGACCGCATAACGTTAAAACTTTTAAAAAATGCTTTATCGCAAAAAGTTTTAGACAATATTTCCGGCAAAAGAATAACTGCTGAATTATATATTTTGTTTAAAGAAAAAAATCCGGAAATATATTTTGAAAGATTAAATGAACTGTCGGTTTTAAGTTCTGTCAATCAAAATTTAAGATTTATAAAAAGAAATAAAATTATTATTAAAAGAATAAGCCGTTATTTTGGCGAAGCAAAAAATTTTAAAATTTTAAACGAAATCTTTAAAAATATAGACGAAGGCAAAAAATTATTTTATCTTGCCGGAATTTTTTACGGTTTGAACGAAAAAGAATCGGCGGAAATTTCGGAAAGATTAAAATTAGGAAATACAGTCTGGAAATCTTTGAAAAAGTTATTATTTACGGACAGGAATGAGATAGATAATTTAAAAAATAATTATAAAGTAGATAACGTCGTCGAACTCTATAAAAATTTAAATAAGATAGAAAGTAAAAGCATTCTGTTTTATTTATTTCAACACGAAGACGAAAAAAAAGCCGATTTGATTTTTAAAAAAATTGTAGTAAGATATTTAGAAAAATCCGTTTTAGAAAAACCGTTTTTAAAAGGCGGCGACATTAAAGCTATGGGTATTTGCGAAGGGCCGGTTTGCGGAATAATTCTTAACGAAATAAAATCTTTAAAAGCCGCCGGCAAAATTAAGAATAAAGCCGACGAAATTAAGTACGTCGAATCGCAATATTTAAAAAACATAAAAAAAATTAATAAATCTAAAAATGGAGGCCAAAAATGA
- the miaA gene encoding tRNA (adenosine(37)-N6)-dimethylallyltransferase MiaA, with amino-acid sequence MLKKIIVIGGPTCSGKTEFSIELAERFGGEIINFDSMCFYKYFDIGTAKPDYEARSRVKHHLIDIKYPDEEYNARMFSYDAEKLIEDMASRGKIPVFTGGTGLYIKALIYGLSPIPEIDKTVYRKKASELIKEKGLPYLYETVKQIDPGYASKISSSDTQRITRAYEVYFATGKPLSFYLGKNPFGRQRYDFLCFNLYPPKDYLKSCIMERTSAIIKKGLLEETKKILNMGYKTDLKPFKGIGYMESLMYLNKELPAEKDLYDKIVSSTLKYAKRQFTFFKKFENVLPVYFTDLNAKIEFSSKYIERFL; translated from the coding sequence ATGCTTAAAAAAATAATAGTAATAGGAGGTCCGACATGTTCGGGAAAAACGGAATTTTCTATAGAACTTGCTGAACGTTTCGGCGGCGAGATAATAAATTTCGATTCGATGTGCTTTTATAAATATTTCGATATAGGAACGGCAAAGCCGGACTACGAGGCAAGAAGCAGGGTAAAGCATCATCTTATAGATATAAAATATCCGGACGAAGAATATAACGCGCGGATGTTTTCCTATGACGCCGAAAAATTAATAGAAGATATGGCTTCACGCGGAAAAATTCCCGTTTTTACGGGCGGGACCGGTCTTTATATTAAAGCTTTAATATACGGACTTTCGCCTATTCCTGAAATAGATAAAACGGTTTACCGCAAAAAAGCTTCGGAATTAATAAAAGAAAAAGGACTTCCGTATTTATACGAAACGGTTAAACAAATAGACCCCGGATATGCTTCTAAAATATCGTCTTCGGATACGCAGAGAATTACCAGAGCTTATGAAGTTTATTTCGCTACCGGCAAACCTTTATCCTTTTATCTCGGCAAAAATCCTTTCGGACGGCAGAGGTACGATTTTTTATGTTTTAACTTATATCCTCCGAAAGATTATTTAAAATCGTGTATAATGGAAAGGACTTCGGCTATTATTAAAAAAGGTCTGCTCGAAGAAACGAAAAAAATATTGAATATGGGATATAAAACCGATTTAAAGCCTTTTAAAGGAATAGGCTACATGGAGTCGCTAATGTATTTAAACAAAGAACTGCCTGCGGAAAAAGATTTATACGATAAAATAGTTTCTTCTACTTTAAAATACGCAAAAAGGCAGTTTACTTTTTTTAAAAAATTTGAAAACGTTTTGCCGGTTTATTTTACCGACTTAAATGCAAAGATAGAATTTTCGTCAAAATATATCGAAAGGTTTTTATAA